Proteins encoded by one window of Marixanthomonas sp. SCSIO 43207:
- the aroB gene encoding 3-dehydroquinate synthase — MKKRLNKIYGDTNAWESFNSQLDILKPTKIFILTDENTKEHCFDVFLTKTTHNHNIHSLTIPAGENHKTIVTCLHLWNQLSEMGADRDSLLINLGGGVVTDIGGFIACTYRRGISFINIPTSLLAMVDASVGGKNGVDLGNLKNQIGVIKTPNQVIIDTAFLNTLPPDQMTSGWAEMLKHGLIYSEEYWDKVKNFTNNDIEEANNLIWESICIKNEIVTEDPYEKGRRKTLNYGHTLGHAIESYFMHASEKNTKKNELLHGEAVAIGLILETYISSQLFNFSKERLDEVTTIINSHFRKVEFNEEDISEIIKLLIYDKKNKGDSIYFVLLNDIGDFNINCTVENSLIYEAFDYYKNF; from the coding sequence ATGAAAAAAAGATTAAATAAAATCTATGGAGACACAAACGCTTGGGAAAGCTTTAATAGTCAATTAGATATACTAAAACCTACCAAAATTTTCATTTTAACAGATGAGAATACTAAAGAGCATTGTTTTGATGTTTTTTTAACAAAAACAACTCATAATCACAATATTCACTCATTGACAATACCTGCCGGTGAAAACCATAAAACTATTGTTACGTGCTTACATCTTTGGAATCAACTTTCAGAAATGGGTGCAGATAGAGACAGTTTACTTATCAATCTAGGCGGTGGTGTAGTTACAGATATTGGTGGTTTTATAGCATGCACATATAGACGTGGTATTTCTTTTATAAACATACCCACTTCCCTACTCGCAATGGTTGACGCATCTGTTGGTGGAAAAAACGGAGTAGATTTAGGTAACTTAAAAAACCAAATAGGAGTAATTAAAACTCCCAATCAAGTAATTATAGATACTGCATTTTTAAACACCTTACCTCCAGATCAAATGACTTCCGGTTGGGCCGAAATGCTCAAACACGGACTTATTTATTCAGAAGAATATTGGGATAAAGTAAAAAATTTTACCAATAATGATATTGAAGAGGCAAACAACCTAATTTGGGAGTCAATATGCATTAAAAATGAGATTGTTACAGAAGATCCTTATGAAAAAGGAAGACGCAAAACATTAAATTATGGACATACGTTAGGACATGCAATAGAATCTTACTTTATGCACGCTTCAGAAAAAAACACTAAAAAAAACGAGCTGTTACACGGTGAAGCAGTTGCTATTGGTTTAATTCTAGAAACGTATATATCATCACAACTATTTAATTTTTCAAAAGAAAGACTAGATGAAGTTACTACAATTATCAATTCTCACTTCAGAAAAGTAGAATTTAATGAAGAAGATATTTCTGAAATAATTAAATTGCTTATTTACGATAAAAAAAACAAAGGAGACTCCATTTATTTTGTATTACTTAACGATATTGGAGATTTTAATATAAATTGTACAGTAGAAAACAGCTTGATTTATGAGGCATTTGATTATTATAAAAATTTCTGA
- a CDS encoding type 1 glutamine amidotransferase domain-containing protein has protein sequence MEKRIAIIATDGFEESELKSPKEAMEKEGFTVDIVSENSGSIKAWADGNWGKEYTVDKTIDSVNADQYNALVLPGGVINPDKLRRNENALSFVRDFFKQKKPVAAICHGPQVLISADVVKGRKLTSFNSIKDDLVNAGAEWVDEEVVVDEGFVTSRNPDDLPAFNSKLIEEIKEGKHTLQHA, from the coding sequence ATGGAAAAGAGAATAGCAATTATCGCTACAGATGGATTTGAAGAATCAGAATTAAAGTCACCAAAAGAAGCGATGGAAAAAGAAGGCTTTACAGTAGATATTGTAAGCGAAAACTCTGGATCTATCAAAGCCTGGGCCGACGGAAACTGGGGAAAAGAATACACCGTAGACAAAACAATTGATAGCGTAAACGCAGATCAATACAATGCATTAGTCTTGCCAGGAGGCGTTATCAACCCTGATAAACTAAGAAGAAATGAGAATGCATTAAGTTTTGTAAGAGATTTTTTTAAACAGAAAAAACCGGTTGCAGCTATTTGCCACGGACCACAAGTTTTAATTTCTGCAGATGTTGTAAAAGGAAGAAAATTGACTTCTTTCAATTCAATTAAAGATGACTTGGTTAACGCTGGAGCAGAATGGGTAGATGAAGAAGTTGTAGTAGATGAAGGTTTTGTAACCAGTAGAAATCCTGATGATTTACCAGCTTTTAATTCAAAATTAATTGAAGAAATTAAAGAAGGTAAACATACATTACAACACGCGTAA
- a CDS encoding YihY/virulence factor BrkB family protein: protein MIKLFLFLKQTYLSWDKNDPWAKSAVIAYYALFSLPSLLMITVHIAGIFYGPEAVQGKITEEIGGLIGQGSAKAIETMIANATIENSSIFTISIGIGMLIFSATGVFFQLQKALNDIWSVRAKEEGFVNILKRRATSFGLVLAIGLLLLIALVISAAISAISNYLSAYYSEASSVVVTILNFIISEVFITALFASIFTILPDVKIKWKTTLLGALFTSFLFLIGKYILGFYFSQANPASVYGAAGSVVLILLWVYYTCLILFFGAELTVNWALHRNIQITPTKHAIPSYEVELAELRAYKEKIEDDRKKTERLKNS, encoded by the coding sequence ATGATAAAGCTGTTTTTATTTCTCAAACAAACCTATCTCAGTTGGGATAAAAATGATCCTTGGGCAAAAAGTGCTGTAATAGCGTATTATGCCTTATTCTCTTTGCCCTCATTGTTGATGATTACAGTTCATATAGCTGGAATTTTTTATGGCCCAGAAGCAGTACAAGGAAAAATTACTGAAGAAATAGGAGGGTTAATAGGTCAAGGAAGTGCAAAAGCTATAGAAACTATGATCGCAAATGCTACTATTGAAAACAGTTCTATTTTTACCATAAGCATAGGAATAGGGATGCTTATTTTTTCGGCTACCGGTGTGTTTTTTCAACTTCAAAAAGCGTTAAACGATATTTGGAGTGTAAGAGCAAAAGAAGAGGGCTTTGTGAATATATTAAAAAGAAGAGCTACTTCATTTGGATTGGTTTTGGCAATTGGATTATTATTATTAATTGCTTTGGTTATTTCAGCGGCAATTTCGGCGATAAGTAATTATTTAAGTGCGTATTATTCTGAAGCTTCATCTGTAGTGGTGACAATTTTAAATTTTATTATTTCCGAAGTATTTATAACAGCTCTTTTTGCTTCAATATTTACTATTTTACCAGATGTGAAAATTAAGTGGAAAACTACTCTGCTAGGCGCTCTATTTACATCCTTTTTGTTTTTAATAGGAAAGTATATTTTAGGGTTTTACTTTTCGCAAGCAAATCCTGCTTCGGTTTATGGAGCAGCCGGAAGCGTTGTTTTAATCCTACTATGGGTGTATTATACCTGTCTTATTTTATTTTTTGGAGCCGAATTAACTGTAAATTGGGCATTGCACAGAAACATACAAATAACACCTACCAAACACGCAATACCGTCATACGAAGTAGAACTGGCAGAATTGAGGGCTTATAAGGAGAAAATTGAAGATGACCGTAAAAAAACTGAGCGCTTAAAAAACAGTTAG
- a CDS encoding DinB family protein, with translation MKPSEIPPTHYHDYFKRYINLVNETSIEKALLVGKEMALNFYQSFPEKTWNYQYAEGKWTPKEVLLHVIDTERVFSYRILRIARSENADLSDFDENLFAANSEANTRSVKSLLDEYKTVRDATFSLFNSFSKGSLTKIGKANGKPLSVSAAGYIIAGHEIHHINIIKERYV, from the coding sequence ATGAAACCTTCAGAAATTCCGCCAACTCATTATCACGATTATTTTAAAAGATATATAAACCTTGTTAATGAAACCTCTATTGAAAAGGCATTATTAGTAGGAAAAGAAATGGCTTTAAACTTTTATCAATCTTTCCCTGAAAAAACTTGGAATTATCAATATGCTGAAGGAAAATGGACACCTAAAGAAGTTTTACTTCACGTAATTGACACCGAGCGGGTTTTTTCCTATAGAATTTTACGTATTGCACGATCTGAAAATGCAGATTTGTCTGATTTTGATGAAAATCTCTTTGCAGCCAACTCTGAAGCAAATACTCGCTCTGTAAAAAGTTTACTCGATGAATATAAAACTGTAAGAGATGCTACCTTTAGTCTTTTCAATAGCTTTTCTAAAGGCTCTTTAACTAAAATTGGAAAAGCAAACGGTAAACCACTTTCTGTAAGTGCGGCAGGTTACATAATTGCTGGTCACGAGATTCATCATATAAATATTATTAAGGAGCGTTATGTATGA
- a CDS encoding Lrp/AsnC family transcriptional regulator — protein MAKFKLDETDHKILDMLIENTRTAFTDIAKKLGISAGTVHVRVKKMEDAGFITGSSLKLDYKKLGYSFIAYVGVFLQKTSQTHFVLERINEIPFVTVAHVTTGKFNIFCKIRAKDTSHAKNIIYEIDDIEGVTRTETMISLEESINDKKRLMHSIFKDIQS, from the coding sequence ATGGCAAAATTTAAATTAGACGAAACTGATCACAAAATACTTGATATGCTTATCGAAAATACTCGAACAGCATTTACAGATATTGCAAAAAAACTAGGTATTTCTGCAGGAACCGTTCACGTACGAGTTAAAAAAATGGAAGATGCGGGGTTTATTACCGGTTCATCATTAAAACTTGATTATAAAAAACTTGGGTATTCTTTTATTGCGTATGTAGGCGTATTTCTTCAAAAAACTTCTCAAACACACTTTGTATTAGAACGTATTAACGAAATTCCATTCGTGACTGTTGCTCACGTAACAACAGGAAAGTTTAATATATTCTGTAAAATACGTGCAAAAGATACAAGTCACGCAAAAAACATTATTTATGAAATAGATGATATTGAAGGTGTAACGCGCACTGAGACGATGATTTCTTTAGAAGAAAGCATTAACGATAAAAAACGATTAATGCACTCTATCTTTAAAGATATTCAAAGCTAA
- a CDS encoding M14 family zinc carboxypeptidase has product MEIVNQYLTHFKSALKGRYITFEHIEPLLKKSPRVEILKYGVSEKGKNIPLLKIGNGPHKILAWSQMHGNESTTTKAVFDFLKFIEQEKVYQNEILKFLDQNTLFLIPMLNPDGAELYTRNNANNIDLNRDAKQLTQKESSFLDAVFTEVTPDLCLNLHDQRTIYGLNTNKPATVSFLSPAANSSRSVTPARKKAMNYIVAMNNLLQDLIPDQVGRYDDTFNSNCVGDRFTSLRVPTILFEAGHYPDDYQREKTREFIFYALLNVFGILKPDTASQTSYDEYFNIPENKKNYCDILLQNVQVKPGVYISIAIQYEEVLSEKSIDFIPVIKELSPKEHLLAHKIIDIGKEMILINSQENIYIDDKIYTICYKNTGKEIIL; this is encoded by the coding sequence ATGGAAATTGTTAATCAGTATTTAACTCATTTTAAATCGGCATTGAAAGGACGGTATATTACCTTTGAACACATTGAACCGTTACTTAAAAAAAGTCCGCGTGTTGAAATTTTGAAGTATGGTGTTTCAGAAAAAGGAAAGAACATTCCGCTTTTAAAAATAGGAAATGGGCCTCATAAAATTTTAGCTTGGTCTCAAATGCACGGAAATGAATCTACAACTACCAAAGCTGTTTTTGATTTTTTAAAATTTATAGAACAAGAAAAAGTATATCAAAATGAAATTTTAAAGTTTCTAGATCAAAATACCTTGTTTTTAATCCCTATGCTCAATCCTGATGGAGCAGAGCTTTATACTCGCAATAATGCAAATAATATTGACCTTAATAGGGATGCGAAGCAACTTACTCAAAAGGAAAGCAGTTTTTTAGATGCTGTTTTTACAGAAGTTACTCCAGATTTGTGTCTTAATTTACATGACCAACGTACTATTTATGGTTTAAACACAAATAAACCGGCTACTGTATCGTTTTTATCTCCTGCTGCAAATTCTAGCAGAAGCGTGACTCCAGCGCGTAAAAAGGCTATGAATTATATTGTAGCAATGAATAACTTACTTCAAGATCTTATTCCGGATCAAGTAGGGCGTTATGACGATACATTTAACAGTAATTGCGTGGGTGATCGATTTACTTCGTTAAGAGTGCCTACAATTTTGTTTGAAGCGGGGCATTATCCAGATGATTATCAACGTGAAAAAACAAGAGAATTTATATTTTATGCTCTTTTAAATGTCTTCGGAATTTTAAAACCTGACACAGCATCTCAAACCAGCTACGATGAATACTTTAATATTCCTGAAAATAAAAAAAACTATTGCGATATTCTCTTGCAGAATGTGCAGGTAAAACCAGGAGTTTATATTTCAATAGCTATTCAATATGAAGAGGTTTTAAGTGAAAAGTCTATTGATTTCATCCCGGTTATCAAGGAGTTAAGTCCTAAGGAACACCTTTTAGCGCATAAAATTATTGACATAGGCAAGGAAATGATATTGATAAATTCTCAAGAAAATATCTATATAGACGATAAAATATATACAATTTGTTATAAAAATACAGGTAAAGAGATTATTTTATAA
- a CDS encoding helix-turn-helix transcriptional regulator — protein sequence MVNSSDFTKRLEKIIEYYGLSATAFSEEIEFNRSTISHLLSGRNKPSLEFVMKVVQTFPEVELYWLLNGKGSFPNSEKQETKNSPAQSIPKKPESDISNKITEATQQAHEKTESSNSKKIERIVVFYTDGSFKSYSN from the coding sequence ATGGTAAACAGCTCAGATTTTACAAAAAGATTGGAAAAAATCATCGAATATTATGGTTTATCTGCCACTGCTTTTTCTGAAGAGATTGAGTTTAACCGCTCCACTATTTCGCATCTTTTATCAGGAAGAAACAAACCAAGTTTAGAATTTGTAATGAAAGTAGTGCAAACTTTTCCTGAGGTAGAATTGTATTGGTTATTAAATGGAAAAGGATCCTTCCCCAACTCTGAAAAACAAGAAACAAAAAATTCACCTGCACAATCTATTCCCAAAAAACCAGAATCTGATATTTCAAATAAAATAACTGAAGCTACTCAGCAAGCACATGAAAAGACAGAATCTTCAAATTCAAAAAAAATTGAGCGTATCGTGGTATTTTACACCGATGGTTCGTTTAAATCTTATTCAAATTAA
- a CDS encoding DNA topoisomerase IV, producing the protein MRFFILLVISSLLVGCYEPERNCKKFKTGKFEFKALVGTELKTTTFVRNDSIEVDYYEGKADTSSIRWINDCEYIVKKINPKNRAEEKAIHMKILTTDGNEYTFEYNVVGQTTRKKGVAVKVQ; encoded by the coding sequence ATGCGTTTTTTTATACTTCTTGTCATTTCTTCCCTACTTGTAGGTTGTTACGAACCTGAACGAAATTGCAAAAAATTTAAAACCGGCAAATTTGAGTTTAAAGCTCTTGTTGGTACAGAATTAAAAACGACCACCTTTGTGCGTAACGATTCTATTGAGGTTGACTATTATGAAGGAAAAGCAGATACTTCTAGCATTCGCTGGATAAATGACTGTGAGTACATTGTAAAAAAAATCAACCCAAAAAATAGAGCCGAAGAAAAAGCGATTCATATGAAAATCTTAACTACAGATGGCAATGAATACACTTTTGAGTACAATGTTGTAGGGCAAACTACTCGTAAAAAAGGAGTTGCAGTTAAGGTACAATAG